In Flavobacterium sp. WV_118_3, one DNA window encodes the following:
- a CDS encoding NAD(P)/FAD-dependent oxidoreductase, with the protein MKIVIIGGGFAGINLAKALANNPNFKVTLVDKNNYNFFPPLIYQVATAFLEPSSISYPFRKLFSGKKNITFRLAALLRVDANNNKVLLSNGELEYDQLVFATGAESNYFGMENVRKNAIPMKTLNDAVEMRNRLLLQMEKAAICEDPRRRRQLLTIVVAGGGPTGVELSGMFAEMRNGIMRKEYPELANTLSDIYLVDGGKAVLAPMSVNSQQNTYKALTKLGVKVRLNSQVKDYVDGTVYFADGKTIKTETLIWAAGVSAKLFDGIPETVYGRGKRMQVDEHNKLKDFPNIYAVGDTCIQVTDPKFPNGHPQLAQVAIQQARHLAKNFKAMVAQKPLTPFSYNDKGSMAIIGKNKAVVDLEKPKVHFNGFFAWLVWLFIHLMSLVTYRNRLQTLYNWTVAYFSKDQPLRMIIRPGKNDDTSS; encoded by the coding sequence ATGAAAATAGTCATCATAGGAGGTGGTTTTGCCGGTATCAATCTGGCAAAAGCTTTGGCCAACAATCCCAATTTTAAGGTCACGCTGGTCGACAAAAACAATTATAATTTTTTCCCACCGCTCATCTATCAGGTAGCGACCGCTTTTCTGGAACCTTCCAGTATTAGTTATCCGTTTCGAAAATTATTTTCGGGCAAAAAAAACATCACGTTCCGATTGGCAGCACTCCTTCGGGTAGACGCCAACAACAACAAAGTACTCCTTTCGAATGGCGAATTAGAATACGACCAACTGGTATTTGCTACCGGAGCCGAGAGTAATTATTTCGGCATGGAAAATGTTCGCAAAAATGCCATTCCGATGAAAACCTTAAACGATGCCGTCGAAATGCGAAATCGTTTATTGCTACAAATGGAAAAAGCAGCGATTTGCGAAGACCCGCGCAGAAGACGACAGCTATTAACCATCGTAGTTGCCGGTGGTGGACCAACCGGAGTCGAATTATCCGGAATGTTTGCCGAAATGCGTAACGGAATCATGCGAAAAGAATATCCGGAACTGGCCAATACCTTAAGCGACATTTATCTGGTTGACGGCGGGAAGGCTGTTTTGGCTCCGATGAGTGTCAATTCGCAACAAAATACCTATAAAGCGCTAACGAAACTTGGTGTTAAAGTGCGTTTAAATTCACAGGTTAAAGATTATGTAGATGGTACGGTTTATTTTGCCGATGGAAAAACCATTAAAACCGAAACCCTGATCTGGGCGGCTGGTGTAAGTGCCAAACTATTTGACGGTATCCCAGAAACCGTTTACGGTCGTGGCAAACGAATGCAGGTGGACGAACACAACAAACTGAAAGATTTTCCGAATATCTATGCCGTAGGCGATACCTGTATACAGGTTACCGATCCGAAATTTCCAAACGGACATCCGCAGTTGGCACAGGTTGCCATTCAACAAGCGCGCCATCTGGCGAAAAACTTTAAGGCTATGGTGGCCCAAAAACCACTAACTCCTTTTAGCTATAATGACAAAGGATCGATGGCCATTATCGGAAAAAACAAGGCCGTCGTTGACCTCGAAAAACCGAAAGTCCATTTTAACGGATTTTTTGCCTGGTTGGTTTGGTTGTTTATTCACCTGATGTCACTGGTTACCTATCGCAACCGATTGCAAACTTTATATAACTGGACGGTTGCCTATTTTTCAAAAGACCAGCCATTGCGAATGATCATTCGACCGGGTAAAAACGATGATACGTCATCCTAA
- the ffh gene encoding signal recognition particle protein has protein sequence MFDNLSDKLDKAFHILKGHGKITEVNVADTLKEVRRALLDADVNFKIAKDFTTRVKEKAIGEDVLTTLQPGQLMVKIVKDELTELMGGDVAGVNLSGNPSVILMSGLQGSGKTTFSGKLANFLKTKKNKKPLLVACDIYRPAAINQLHVVGDQIGVEVYSEPENKNPVEIAQNAIKHAKANGYNVVIVDTAGRLAVDEEMMTEIANVHKAIEPQETLFVVDSMTGQDAVNTAKAFNDRLNFDGVVLTKLDGDTRGGAAISIKSVVNKPIKFIGTGEKMEAIDVFYPSRMADRILGMGDVVSLVERAQEQYDEEEARKLQKKIAKNEFGFDDFLTQIQQVKKMGNMKDLVGMIPGAGKALKDVEIEDDAFKHIEAIIYSMTPDERKKPALLDAKRKARVAKGSGTNIQQVNQLLKQFDQMSKMMKMMQGAGGKNLMRMMGGMKGMR, from the coding sequence ATGTTTGATAATTTAAGTGATAAACTCGATAAAGCCTTTCATATATTAAAAGGTCATGGAAAAATTACGGAAGTAAACGTTGCCGATACCTTAAAGGAAGTGCGTAGAGCGTTACTGGATGCCGACGTTAATTTTAAAATTGCCAAAGATTTTACCACACGTGTAAAAGAAAAAGCCATTGGTGAGGATGTATTAACAACCTTACAACCGGGGCAATTAATGGTAAAAATCGTTAAAGATGAGTTAACCGAGTTGATGGGGGGGGATGTAGCCGGAGTGAATTTGTCTGGAAATCCATCTGTGATTTTGATGTCCGGTTTACAGGGATCCGGTAAAACCACTTTCTCCGGAAAGCTGGCAAATTTCCTGAAAACAAAGAAAAACAAAAAACCTTTATTGGTAGCCTGTGATATCTACCGACCGGCAGCGATCAATCAGTTGCACGTAGTTGGGGATCAAATCGGTGTGGAAGTATATTCCGAACCGGAAAATAAAAACCCGGTTGAAATTGCACAAAATGCAATTAAACACGCAAAAGCCAACGGTTATAATGTGGTGATTGTCGATACGGCCGGACGTTTGGCAGTTGACGAAGAGATGATGACCGAAATTGCCAATGTTCACAAAGCAATCGAACCACAGGAAACCCTTTTTGTAGTGGATTCCATGACGGGTCAGGATGCGGTAAATACGGCAAAAGCGTTTAACGATCGTTTGAATTTTGATGGAGTTGTGCTAACAAAATTAGACGGGGATACTCGTGGTGGAGCGGCTATTTCGATTAAATCGGTGGTAAACAAACCGATTAAATTTATCGGAACCGGAGAAAAAATGGAAGCGATTGACGTTTTCTATCCGTCACGTATGGCCGACCGTATTTTAGGTATGGGAGATGTAGTGTCCTTAGTGGAAAGAGCTCAGGAACAATATGACGAGGAAGAAGCACGAAAATTACAAAAGAAAATCGCGAAGAATGAATTCGGATTTGATGACTTCCTGACACAAATTCAGCAGGTTAAGAAAATGGGTAACATGAAAGACCTTGTCGGAATGATTCCCGGAGCTGGAAAAGCCTTGAAGGACGTGGAAATTGAAGACGATGCCTTCAAACATATTGAAGCCATTATTTATTCGATGACACCAGACGAACGAAAAAAACCGGCACTATTGGATGCGAAACGTAAAGCAAGAGTCGCGAAAGGATCCGGAACCAATATTCAGCAGGTAAATCAATTGCTGAAACAATTCGACCAGATGAGCAAAATGATGAAGATGATGCAGGGAGCAGGTGGGAAAAACCTGATGCGAATGATGGGAGGAATGAAAGGAATGAGATAA
- a CDS encoding tetrahydrofolate dehydrogenase/cyclohydrolase catalytic domain-containing protein, whose amino-acid sequence MQLLDGKKISEEIKNEIAAEVQKMKENGEKVPHLAAVIVGNDGASLTYVGSKVKACERVGFESTLVKLPSTTSETELLKKIKELNEDDAIDGFIVQLPLPDQIDTQKVLMAIDPSKDVDGFHPENFGKMALDMSTFIPATPFGILELLERYNVETKGKHTVVIGRSHIVGRPMSILMGRKGFPGNSTVTLTHSHTKNITQITSQADIIITALGVPNYLKAEMVKDDVVIIDVGITRVADEKSEKGYVITGDVDFDNVSKKASFITPVPGGVGPMTIAMLMKNTLLAREQKRLKVK is encoded by the coding sequence ATGCAACTACTAGACGGAAAAAAGATTTCGGAGGAAATCAAAAATGAAATTGCTGCCGAAGTGCAGAAAATGAAAGAAAACGGAGAAAAGGTGCCGCACCTGGCGGCTGTAATCGTTGGAAACGACGGAGCGAGTCTTACTTATGTAGGTAGTAAAGTGAAAGCTTGCGAAAGAGTAGGCTTCGAATCGACTTTGGTAAAATTGCCAAGTACGACCTCAGAAACGGAATTACTGAAAAAAATCAAAGAATTAAACGAAGACGATGCTATCGATGGATTTATCGTGCAATTGCCGTTACCGGATCAGATTGATACGCAAAAAGTATTAATGGCGATCGATCCGAGTAAAGATGTGGATGGTTTTCATCCGGAGAATTTCGGAAAAATGGCATTGGATATGTCAACGTTTATTCCGGCGACACCATTTGGAATCCTGGAATTGTTAGAGCGTTACAACGTAGAAACAAAAGGAAAGCACACGGTGGTAATCGGAAGAAGTCATATTGTAGGGCGCCCGATGAGTATTTTGATGGGAAGAAAAGGGTTTCCTGGAAATTCTACAGTTACCTTAACGCATAGTCATACTAAAAATATTACCCAGATCACCAGTCAGGCGGATATTATTATCACGGCATTGGGAGTTCCTAATTATCTGAAAGCAGAAATGGTTAAGGATGATGTAGTGATCATCGATGTGGGAATTACCCGAGTGGCAGATGAAAAATCGGAAAAAGGATATGTGATCACCGGAGATGTCGATTTTGATAATGTAAGTAAAAAAGCATCCTTTATTACACCGGTACCGGGAGGTGTTGGTCCGATGACTATTGCAATGTTGATGAAAAATACATTATTAGCAAGAGAGCAAAAAAGATTAAAAGTAAAATAA
- a CDS encoding GNAT family N-acetyltransferase, translating into MTIITVTSQEQLEIVRSLAYTIWPDAYGAILSEAQLDYMLDQIYAIPALEQQRQNGQQFVLAEEDGVYYGFASFQVNYKEGKTKLHKIYVLPQTQGKGVGKSLLQYVESTVDQNKNSALLLNVNRFNKAIDFYRKQGFEVIGEEDIAIGEGYLMEDYIMEKKIK; encoded by the coding sequence ATGACCATTATTACGGTAACGTCCCAAGAGCAATTAGAAATTGTACGGTCTTTGGCCTATACCATCTGGCCGGATGCTTATGGCGCTATTTTATCGGAAGCGCAATTGGATTATATGCTTGATCAAATATATGCAATTCCGGCATTGGAGCAGCAACGGCAAAACGGACAACAATTTGTTTTGGCAGAAGAAGATGGGGTGTATTATGGATTTGCTTCTTTTCAGGTTAATTATAAAGAAGGGAAAACCAAATTGCATAAAATATACGTCCTGCCACAAACACAAGGTAAGGGGGTTGGAAAATCACTTTTGCAATATGTGGAATCGACAGTTGATCAAAATAAGAATTCAGCCTTGTTGTTAAATGTGAATCGTTTTAATAAAGCTATCGATTTTTATAGGAAACAAGGTTTTGAAGTGATCGGTGAAGAGGATATTGCTATCGGTGAAGGTTATCTGATGGAAGATTATATAATGGAGAAGAAAATAAAATAG
- the rluF gene encoding 23S rRNA pseudouridine(2604) synthase RluF, with protein sequence MEENLKRLNKFLSETGFCSRREADRLIEEGRVTINGIVPEMGTKVTLDDEVRVDGKLVREKTEKPVYLAFYKPVGIECTTNQSVRNNIVDYINYPKRIFPIGRLDKASEGLIFMTDDGDIVNKILRARNNHEKEYIVTVNKPITDRFIQRMGNGIPILDTITKKCKVEQISKFVFRIILTQGLNRQIRRMCEYLDYEVTALKRVRIINISLDIPVGRYRDLTDGEIKTLNELIAPSSKTEEASLPKAKVHQQPKTQSSATPAKRSFSNNKGGSNNRNTSYNRNKNK encoded by the coding sequence ATGGAAGAAAATTTAAAACGACTTAACAAATTCTTATCCGAAACCGGATTTTGCTCCCGTAGAGAAGCCGATAGGCTAATCGAAGAAGGAAGAGTTACCATAAACGGAATAGTCCCGGAAATGGGCACTAAAGTCACTCTTGATGACGAAGTAAGAGTCGATGGTAAATTGGTCCGTGAAAAGACTGAAAAACCGGTATATCTGGCTTTTTATAAGCCGGTAGGTATTGAATGTACGACCAACCAATCTGTTCGCAATAACATTGTCGATTATATTAATTATCCGAAACGTATCTTCCCGATCGGACGTCTGGACAAAGCCAGTGAAGGTTTGATTTTTATGACCGATGATGGCGATATTGTAAATAAAATCCTTCGTGCCCGTAACAATCACGAAAAGGAATATATCGTAACCGTAAACAAACCCATAACCGATCGTTTTATACAACGTATGGGTAATGGAATTCCTATTTTAGATACGATTACAAAAAAATGTAAGGTGGAACAAATCAGTAAATTTGTATTCCGGATTATCCTTACGCAGGGACTGAACCGACAAATTAGACGAATGTGTGAATATCTTGATTATGAAGTAACCGCTTTAAAGCGTGTCCGTATCATTAATATTTCCCTTGATATTCCGGTAGGCCGATATCGCGACCTAACAGACGGTGAAATCAAAACCCTTAACGAGCTGATTGCTCCTTCCAGCAAAACCGAAGAAGCCAGTTTGCCCAAAGCAAAAGTACATCAGCAGCCTAAAACACAATCGTCGGCTACTCCTGCAAAAAGATCTTTTAGTAACAATAAAGGCGGTAGTAACAATCGAAATACTTCTTATAACAGAAATAAAAATAAATAA
- a CDS encoding alpha/beta hydrolase produces MKLFDKISYFILTKTIGLYINLMGFLFPEKATKLAYRFFTEPRDGKLDATKIPKILSEAHPETVAFGQHQIQTYTWKGNDHRILLVHGWESNAARWERFIGWLKKSGSTIIALDGPAQGLSSGTEFNIPEYARFVDAIMQKFNPTSIIGHSMGGATCIYYQYTYQNPLLEKMVILGAPSEFMIVLNNYKKTLSLNKKVSRLLEKRIMERFNIDPNEFSGKRFVSGLNLKGLIAHDEDDTIVSYNEGKQIAEAWKTAEFISTKGLGHSLHDDQLYQRIYHFLFEAD; encoded by the coding sequence ATGAAACTGTTTGACAAAATATCCTATTTTATACTAACCAAAACCATTGGATTGTATATTAATCTTATGGGCTTTTTATTCCCCGAAAAAGCCACAAAACTGGCGTATCGCTTTTTTACAGAACCCAGGGATGGAAAACTCGACGCTACTAAAATCCCAAAAATACTGAGTGAAGCACATCCGGAAACGGTCGCTTTTGGTCAGCATCAGATTCAAACCTATACCTGGAAAGGGAATGATCATCGTATTTTATTAGTACATGGCTGGGAAAGTAACGCCGCCCGATGGGAACGCTTTATCGGATGGCTTAAAAAATCCGGAAGCACCATTATTGCACTCGACGGTCCGGCTCAGGGATTGTCCAGCGGAACCGAATTCAACATTCCTGAATATGCGCGCTTTGTAGACGCTATCATGCAGAAATTCAACCCTACATCCATCATTGGCCATTCTATGGGCGGTGCTACCTGTATTTATTACCAGTACACCTATCAGAATCCTTTATTGGAAAAAATGGTCATTTTAGGTGCTCCAAGTGAATTTATGATTGTACTGAACAATTATAAAAAAACACTAAGTCTGAATAAAAAAGTATCCCGTCTTCTGGAAAAACGAATCATGGAGCGTTTTAATATCGATCCAAACGAATTTTCAGGCAAACGCTTTGTCTCCGGACTTAACCTTAAAGGCCTGATAGCTCATGATGAAGACGATACTATTGTTTCCTATAACGAAGGAAAACAGATCGCGGAAGCCTGGAAAACAGCCGAGTTTATCTCAACAAAAGGACTGGGACACAGTTTGCACGACGATCAGCTTTACCAACGCATCTATCATTTCCTTTTTGAAGCCGATTAA
- a CDS encoding C4-type zinc ribbon domain-containing protein has product MANIKELSVEEKLRAIYDLQLIDSRIDEIRNVRGELPLEVEDLEDEVAGLSTRLEKLKADLETIEEQIKEKKNAIDGHKESIKKYTEQQKNVRNNREFNSLTKEVEFQELEIQLAEKHIREMKASIEHKKEVISQTKEKLDGRQSHLKHKKAELEDIMSETEKEENFLLEKSAEFQEQIEERLLNAYNRIRTSVRNGLAVVSIERGASAGSFFTIPPQTQMEIASRKKIITDEHSGRILVDSALADEEKEKMQQLFSKI; this is encoded by the coding sequence ATGGCAAACATCAAAGAACTAAGTGTAGAAGAGAAGTTACGAGCAATTTATGACTTACAGTTAATCGATTCACGCATTGATGAAATTAGAAATGTAAGAGGTGAATTACCTCTTGAAGTGGAAGATTTAGAAGATGAAGTAGCTGGATTAAGCACTCGTTTAGAGAAATTGAAAGCAGATTTAGAGACTATCGAAGAGCAAATCAAAGAAAAAAAGAATGCTATCGACGGTCATAAAGAATCGATTAAAAAATATACCGAACAACAAAAGAATGTTCGTAACAACCGTGAATTTAACTCTTTAACAAAAGAAGTTGAATTTCAGGAATTGGAAATCCAATTAGCGGAAAAACACATCCGTGAGATGAAAGCATCTATCGAGCACAAAAAAGAAGTGATCTCGCAAACAAAAGAAAAATTAGACGGCAGACAATCGCACTTAAAACACAAAAAAGCGGAATTGGAAGACATCATGTCTGAAACCGAAAAAGAAGAAAACTTCTTATTGGAAAAATCAGCTGAATTTCAGGAGCAGATTGAAGAGCGTTTATTAAATGCTTACAACAGAATCCGTACCAGCGTTCGTAACGGATTGGCAGTCGTTTCTATTGAAAGAGGTGCTTCTGCAGGATCTTTCTTTACAATCCCGCCACAAACGCAAATGGAGATCGCTTCCCGTAAAAAAATCATCACCGATGAGCACAGTGGAAGAATCTTAGTTGACAGCGCATTAGCAGACGAAGAAAAAGAGAAAATGCAACAATTATTCTCTAAAATATAA
- a CDS encoding Nif3-like dinuclear metal center hexameric protein: MKIKAILDVLEEMAPLAYAEDFDNVGLLVGDANTTATGVLVCHDALENVIDEAIRRECNLIVCFHPILFSGLKKITGKNYVERSVLKAIKNDIAIYAVHTALDNHQQGVNKIFCDALGLTNTRVLIPKANFIQKLVTYTIPENATTLRNALFEAGAGKIGNYEDCSFTSQGMGSYMGNENSNPEIGERFEFVEATEIKIEVTFEKHLQSKILKALFQNHVYEEVAYEIYALQNAHQNIGLGMTGELENPMDESEFLQLVKDKMQADGIRHSAFSGKKIQKVAVLGGSGSFAIGNAISAQADAFITADLKYHQFYEAENKLLLADIGHFESERYTKNYIVDYLTKKIPNFAIILSEENTNPVKYF; this comes from the coding sequence ATGAAAATAAAAGCAATACTCGACGTACTGGAAGAAATGGCGCCACTGGCCTATGCCGAAGACTTTGACAATGTGGGCTTACTCGTTGGCGATGCCAATACCACTGCAACCGGTGTGCTCGTTTGCCACGACGCACTGGAAAATGTAATCGACGAAGCCATCCGACGCGAATGCAATCTTATTGTTTGCTTCCATCCGATTTTATTTTCGGGTCTGAAAAAGATTACCGGAAAAAATTATGTCGAGCGTTCTGTTTTAAAAGCCATCAAAAATGATATTGCAATCTATGCCGTTCATACTGCGTTGGACAACCATCAGCAAGGTGTCAATAAAATCTTTTGTGATGCACTCGGACTTACCAACACCCGTGTATTGATTCCAAAAGCCAATTTTATCCAAAAACTGGTTACGTATACGATTCCGGAAAACGCGACAACACTTCGCAACGCGCTTTTTGAAGCCGGAGCCGGAAAGATTGGAAATTACGAAGACTGTAGTTTTACGTCTCAGGGAATGGGTTCTTATATGGGTAACGAAAACAGCAACCCGGAAATCGGTGAGCGTTTTGAATTTGTAGAAGCAACCGAAATTAAAATCGAAGTAACCTTTGAAAAACACCTTCAGAGCAAAATTTTAAAAGCCTTATTCCAAAACCACGTTTACGAAGAAGTTGCCTATGAAATTTATGCATTGCAAAATGCACATCAGAATATCGGCTTGGGCATGACCGGCGAACTGGAAAATCCGATGGATGAATCCGAATTCCTGCAACTGGTAAAAGACAAAATGCAGGCCGACGGTATCCGTCATAGTGCCTTTTCCGGTAAAAAAATACAAAAAGTAGCGGTATTGGGCGGATCGGGAAGTTTTGCGATTGGAAATGCTATTTCGGCTCAGGCAGATGCTTTTATCACAGCTGATTTGAAATATCATCAGTTTTATGAAGCCGAAAACAAGCTACTTTTAGCCGATATTGGGCATTTTGAAAGTGAAAGGTATACAAAAAACTATATAGTTGATTATCTTACGAAAAAAATTCCTAATTTTGCAATCATTTTATCGGAAGAAAATACAAATCCAGTTAAGTACTTTTAA
- the lpxK gene encoding tetraacyldisaccharide 4'-kinase has product MNFLRKILFPFSILYGCVTGVRNFLYDKDILKSSFFNTPVIAVGNLSVGGTGKTPQIEYLIRLLSGTYKVATLSRGYKRKSEGFVLADTKATAEILGDEPYQFYKKFPNINVAVDANRTNGITQLLELVKPEVILLDDAYQHRKVKAGFYILLTAYNDLYIDDLILPAGNLRESRDGVARAAIIVVTKCPPSLTQIQQNEIKGRLKLKSCQQLFFTCIKYDDSVYSEKTILKVTGLDPENLFLVAGIAKPQPFFDHLKVKASNCMTFPDHHHFTNKDIAAILEKAGTRKIITTEKDYVRLEGKLPSEQLFYLPIVSAFLNNENDFDKTILDYVGASTRNS; this is encoded by the coding sequence ATGAATTTTTTGCGAAAAATACTTTTTCCTTTTTCCATCCTCTACGGATGCGTTACCGGGGTTCGTAATTTTTTGTATGACAAAGACATACTAAAATCCAGTTTTTTCAATACACCTGTAATTGCCGTTGGAAACCTTAGTGTTGGCGGAACCGGTAAAACACCGCAAATCGAATATTTGATCCGATTGTTGTCCGGTACCTATAAAGTTGCTACTTTGAGCAGAGGTTATAAACGTAAATCGGAAGGTTTTGTTTTGGCCGATACAAAAGCTACTGCGGAAATATTGGGAGACGAACCGTATCAGTTTTATAAAAAGTTTCCGAATATAAACGTAGCGGTTGATGCCAATCGAACCAACGGAATTACACAATTACTGGAATTGGTAAAACCGGAAGTGATTTTGCTGGACGATGCCTACCAACACCGTAAAGTAAAAGCCGGATTTTATATCTTGCTAACCGCCTATAACGATTTGTATATTGATGATCTGATCCTGCCGGCCGGAAATTTAAGGGAAAGCCGGGATGGTGTAGCGCGCGCTGCGATTATTGTGGTAACCAAATGTCCGCCATCGTTAACACAGATTCAGCAAAATGAAATAAAAGGACGACTAAAACTGAAGTCCTGCCAACAGTTGTTTTTTACCTGTATTAAATACGACGACAGTGTCTATTCGGAAAAAACAATATTAAAAGTTACCGGCCTGGATCCCGAAAACCTGTTCCTGGTAGCCGGAATTGCAAAACCCCAACCCTTTTTTGATCACCTAAAAGTAAAGGCGTCCAATTGTATGACCTTTCCGGATCATCATCATTTTACGAACAAGGATATTGCTGCGATTCTGGAAAAAGCCGGAACCAGAAAAATTATTACAACAGAAAAAGATTATGTGCGACTGGAAGGGAAATTGCCATCGGAGCAATTGTTTTACCTGCCCATCGTTAGCGCATTTTTAAATAATGAAAACGATTTTGATAAAACTATTTTAGATTATGTGGGAGCAAGTACAAGAAACAGTTAG
- a CDS encoding purine-nucleoside phosphorylase has product MWEQVQETVSYIKEKTNFTPEYGVILGSGLGGFTNDITIEFTLPYNEIPNFPVSTVQGHKGALVFGTIGTKKVVAMQGRFHFYEGYSMKEVTFPVRVMKYLGVEKLIVSNASGGVNPDYKVGSIVIIKDHINMMPEHPLRGKNDERFGPRFVNMSEPYSRKMIAKAKELAATLEIEVQDGVYLGLQGPTFETLAEYRMVKTVGGDCVGMSTVPEVIVARHMNMECFGISVITDMGDEHSIDTITHDEVLEAAQAAEPHVRNLIQNLIAAY; this is encoded by the coding sequence ATGTGGGAGCAAGTACAAGAAACAGTTAGTTACATTAAAGAAAAAACAAATTTTACTCCGGAATATGGTGTGATTTTAGGCTCCGGCCTGGGTGGATTCACCAATGATATTACAATTGAATTTACCTTGCCGTATAACGAGATTCCAAATTTTCCGGTATCGACCGTTCAGGGACATAAAGGCGCTTTGGTTTTCGGAACTATCGGGACTAAGAAAGTGGTAGCCATGCAAGGCCGTTTTCACTTTTACGAAGGTTATTCGATGAAAGAGGTAACCTTCCCGGTTCGTGTGATGAAATATTTAGGAGTGGAAAAATTAATCGTTTCGAATGCTTCGGGTGGTGTTAATCCGGACTATAAAGTAGGATCGATTGTGATTATTAAAGATCATATCAATATGATGCCGGAACATCCGCTGCGCGGAAAAAATGACGAGCGTTTCGGACCGCGTTTTGTGAATATGAGTGAACCGTATAGCCGTAAGATGATCGCCAAAGCAAAAGAACTGGCCGCAACTTTAGAAATTGAAGTACAGGACGGTGTGTATCTTGGCTTACAAGGGCCAACTTTCGAAACACTGGCCGAATACCGTATGGTGAAAACCGTTGGCGGCGATTGTGTTGGAATGTCGACAGTACCGGAAGTGATCGTGGCACGGCATATGAATATGGAGTGTTTTGGCATTTCGGTTATTACCGATATGGGCGACGAACACAGTATCGATACCATTACACATGATGAAGTATTGGAAGCAGCACAGGCAGCAGAACCGCATGTTCGAAATCTAATCCAAAATCTGATAGCGGCCTATTAA